The genomic window AGTATTTTGCATCTCTGCCGGCCACTGCATAGCCATCATGCATCGTTTGTGAGACGGTGATATTTTAATCAAGCAATTCCTCAGATTATCGTTATTTGTTAATCCTAGTTGCCAAATTGAAGTGTTACACACGGATACTCAAGCTTCCTCAAGTAATAGTggcatgtcaaaaacaacatccaCGTTAACCTCATCAACAACTTCACCGGACACTTTACTGAACATGTCTGAAGTTATCTCCTCAGTTGTAACTCCATCAGCTACTTTGGTGCTCCGCACGACGAACTCACCCAGGTGCTGCATGTCCTTCAGTGGCTTACTTTGCGACTGTAATGTTATGTCAACGGCACAACTGGATAGTGGCGGCACAATTCCTTTGTTTGGTTGTATGCAGTATGGCATCGGGCTCACCGATTGTATACTGAAGGCAATGCTAGTAGTTGTATCGTTAGCTAACTGAAGTAGGCATGATATCTGCTTGTTAGGTTCAAAATGAAAATGTAGCTTGAGGGGCTCAATTCCAAGCATATCATCATCCCAGTGGGGCCTTATCTGCAACAAAAGAGCAACATATAAATTACTATGAACAAACTTATTAGGAGTACTATTTCAAGTGTATTTTGAATTTTTGACCAAGGAAAAAGTTGATGTATATATAAATAGTTGTAATTAAAATTATATGCTTCCAGAAATCTTGTATTCCCACTGAAATATATTTGGTAAGCCTAGTTCTGAAATTGACGAGGGAAGCCCTGTGAAAAACTAGTAGGGTCCTGATGACATGTTATAAGCATACCTGGTCAGCGTCAGATTCATCGGCATTGCTGGTTTGTCCCAAGGTATCTTCAGTTTCGTTGATATCATGTATGACATCCCATATAAATGGCCGTTTGTATGGATCACTTTCCTGACAATGTAGGCCTATTCCGATGCATTTAGTTATTTGTAATTGCTGGTAAGCCCATGGTGTTTCCTTCAGTGATTTATTCCATCTATGCCTCCATCTCCTCAGCACCTGTCATTTCACATAGCATATTTAGGACAACGCAAAAATACGTATTTCAAAATGTACAGTGTGCAAACTCACTCATTTTTCTTATTACACGAATCTAAACAGTTGTGGCACAACTTCCTACTCAAACACCAACAAATGATGACAGGAGCAGGAGGAAATAATAGTGTTCACAGGGGCATTAGATCTTGAAGATGCCTCCATCAACGGTAAATCAAACCCTAGAATGGCCAAAGTTGTCGGAAAATATGCCACCACCATAGAACACATGACCTTGGATAGTTGGGTGGCTAGTTCCTAAAGGAACTCCACAAAACTGGTGGTGGAGAACAAATATCTGTATAGTTGTTTAGTGAGCGAGCCAGGGGTGTTTGAGAGTTATCCTGTTCTAGGGGCTTTGAGTGTATCACCAAGTTTAACTTATTATCCCGATATACAGATAGACATGCCATGAAGTAACATGTTAATATATTATATTATGCAATTCAGTACGAGTACAGGGATAAATACTAACATTATGCATATTAGCATATTTCTAGCCAGCATCAAGAAAGGGACCATCAGATAGAACATTCTTACATTACTGTTCTCAGGGATATCTTTACATCCTGTCACCAGTTCAATGATTATTACGCCCAAACTATAGATGTCTGATCTGACCGACATCTTACCACCAAGTAGGTATTCAGGACAGCAATATCCTCTGCACAAACATACCGCAATTTGATACATTATCACATAAGGAGAATGTAAGAGAGTAAATGAAAAGAAAATCAATTTTGGTTCTTTAAATGCACAACTTACAATGTTACACAACGATTTGCATCCATTGTTTGTGATTTTTCATCAAGTCTTGACAATCCAAAATCCGCGATTTTCGCCACCATGTGGTTATCTAGAAGTATATTATCAGGTTTCAAATCCATATGAAAAATATGCTTTTCCTTGTGAAGATAAAGCAAACCATCACAAATTTGCTTTATTATCTGATAACGTCTATTCCAGTCAAGTCCCCTTAATTCGTCTGCCGAAAAGAAGAAACAATATTAGGGAAGCATGATATGTTCCAGTATTTCATTTGTGTACTAACACATTATTATTTTCTATTCAATCCCTTTAATCGTCGATTATGACTTCCAAAGTAGAAGCAAAAGAGGAATGACAATAAAGAGGTCAAGAAAAGAACTGAAATACATGTGACATTAATGTACCAGTAATATATTCATGAAGGCTTCCATTGCCGATATGCTCAAAACAGAGCAATCTTTCTCTTATCTCAGCGTAAATATACTCTCTTGATCCTTCAATCTTCATTGCAGAATGCTCAGTAGAAGCACAGTAGCCAAGAAACCGGACAACATTTTCATGGTTAACATTCAACAGACTGTTAACTTCACGATAAAATATCTTCTCATCGATCGTGTGGTGGCTGAAAATCCTCTTCACAGCAACAATCTCATTTGGGAGTACACCCTGTAAACTTCTCTTATGAGTATAAGGACCATATTCATTTCAGTAGTGAAAAAAATTTAATGTTGCAGTCTAGTTTTTTTTTTTAATATTGGTACCCAAATTAGTCGTTCTGGTAATAAACCCACCACCAAACAATTTGGCTCGACAATATCCACATTGATTtgttattatatttctgaagttggTCTACAAACTCAGTGTTACCTTGTAAACAATTCCAAATCCACCCCGACCAATTTCTCTGTTTTCAGAGAAATTTCTAGTGATGCTCTTCAGAAGTTCAAACGGTAGATTCGTTGGTTCCTTTGTGCCATCAAGTATATGCTCCAAGACATCATGTTCCATTAACCTGTCACATAATCATTACACTTTGAGTAATTCTGACAAGTGGGTCCCAGTAGAGCTTGTTGGTCAGCCTACCATTAGTAATGGGATGAGATAAATCTTCAGAGCAAACCTGGAATTGCTAGCCTTGGCGATTTTGTAATCAACTTTGTACCTTGCATGCCGCTGCCACACCTTAATGACTAGGGCTTGGAGATTATTGACCTTTTTTAATATCCCACGGCGAGTCTTGATATATTTCAGTAGGTTTGTTGCCCTGATTATGAAGCCCTTGAAACCTTTTGGCTTGGTGGGGTTATCATATACACAGAGCATGAAGTCGTTGACGCTGTCCTGGATGTCGTGGgacagcttctgcatctccttcatcCAGTACTTGTCTTGCTCGTCAGGCTCTTGTACCTGGGACATCTTCAAAAGGAAAGCATTCATTGTCTCAACCTCGGGTTTGAGGAACACGATCTTATCGCACGCACTCTTGAAAAGCTTGTACTCCTCGAGCAGAAGAGTGAGCAGCTTGACCAGGAGTCGTCCTGCGCGCTCCGTGAAGGAGCTTTGCAGATACCGGATGGTAGCCTTGGAGATGTTGTAATCAACTTTGTACCTTCCATGCCGCTGCCCCAACTCAATGACTCGGTCTACGAGATTATTCACCTCCCTTAGTATCATAGAGCGAAGCCTTATAAATATCAGTAGGTTCCCGGTCCCGATTATGAGGCTCTCGAAACCTTTTGGCTTGACGTTTTTATCATATCGAAATCCAAGCAACATGAAGACGCTGATGCTGTAGTCAATGTCGTGGGAAAGTTTCTGCATCTTCTTCATCCAGTACTTATCTCGCTCGTGAAGCTCCTCTACCTTGGACATCTTCAAGACGAAGGCCTGCATTGCCTCGAGCTCAGCTTCAAGGAACATGATGTTGTCACGTGCATTCTTGAAAAGCATATACTCCATGAACATACAAATGGACACATAGATCATGGCCCCTAGAACCCCCGTGGCGGCTCTACATAGAATCATCTCCACGACGGCTTGAATCATGTAGCTGATCATTAGTTTGGCTCAGGCAAAAGTTTTGGAGGCAATGTTGGTGAAGTTTCAGACGGAAGCGACACAAGTGACTGGAGCAACTGAAACAAATTTGCAGAAGATGATAGTTAAAAGCTTGCACTCAAACTAGAGTCCGAATTAAATTAAAATCTACGTTAATTAGATACATACAGGTAAGCAAGAGTATGATAGAGATTTAAGGGGAGTAGCACAATCTTCTGCAAGTCACCGCTTCTACCCTATCTGAACTACTCCGAGAGGGGAATGAATCTCCAGCTGTGGGGATGCCACCAGCTGAACACATTGAAAGTAACAAGAAAGCACAAGATCGTGTCCGTTAGAGAATTTGCAACAAGAACCAACTTACTTGATTATGATGATAAAAAAAAAATTACCAACCTGGAGAAGATAACTCTGCTGTATAGTGATGGCGAGTTCCGGATGCCGTGGAAGTTCCTGAAGCCATTAAAGGGAGGATGAGTTATCAGCACGGACGCTGCGCGTGGGGTTAGATACGGGTGAAAATTAAGCTGGATGGAACGTTCGCAAGTAAGTAGGAGTAACTTTGTTGGCTCTGATGCGTGCAGTGGGACGTGTATAGAGCAATCTAAGTTGCTTGGCTAAGGCGGCAGGTGCAAATGCCGGTAAGCTGCTTGCGGTGCTACCAATAGCACTTGTTGCATGATTCCAAGCATTTGGGGTTCGATTTGGCTGCAAGGTTTGTTGAGCATCATTAATATTATACTCCTATATAGTATCttcttactactagtagtactagtgttTCTGAGAGGAATTTTATCTTCTTGTGCGACACTCTGTTTTTAAGGCCCAAACTGTCAATTCTTTTTTTTTTCTGAACTGAGCATCTACTTATTTGCTAAGGCTGGAACTATCAACTAGAGTATATATTTCCAAGGGCGAGGGGCCACACAGTCCCCTTGTCCAATTCCCCAAAATTGGGTCTCCCTCTCTGCATGCCATTGTGCAACTTGTCCGGTACTCAAGGGAGCTGCCCGCTACCTTGGTCCGGACTCCTGAGCCCCGACCCGTCAGCCCGCCCGTGCCCTCGTCGTGACCCGCGCACCCCTGGATCCCCTCAGATCCGGGCGATTCCAGAAGCCCCAGCTCCGGTCGACCTGCGCGCCACCCTCATCGGCTAGCGCGACAGCGACACCCTCAGGCGACAAATCCGAGCACCCCAACCGGCGGGTGCGTGCGCCCAACTCCGCCCGACGGCAGTGAGAGGAGTGCGTACCTGAAGAGAGGATATGTGGGGCAAGCGGCCtcacgccgccgccgagctcggggTTCGTCCTCGTCGCCTCCGGCGACGTCACAGTGAAATTGCGAGCATCTTTCTTCTACAGGGTTTAGGCACACAGGCACAACGCGGAGGGGTTTCTCTGCAAGTAGAGACGCCTTCCTTCCCTCCACAAAAGATGCAGACGCGTTTTGTGCTGCCGACGGTGGAGCTACTGTTTTTAGAGATAGACACGGAGATGCACTGTGTGTTGCTGCTGGTGGGTAGGGGCTAGCTCATACAGTCATACTCATCCGTTTAAAAAAGTAAGTGCATATTTTGCTTTCTGAAAGTATCCCGAATGCCCCAAGTCGTGGCTTTAAGCACCCAGACTCGCAGAGACACTAGCTGGAATCCTTAGAGGGCCCGACCATGATttagattttgttttttttttggttAAATCTGTTAATGATCATGATTTAGGATCTTGACCATTTCTTCATCACAAAAGAATATACAAATGTTAGTTCAGCTTGATTCATGATCCCATATGGTTATATCCATGGATTGTAATTCTTGAAGCCAAAAACTGTTACGGCATCCCGATTTGTGTCTGCATGCGCGCGCTTGcacgtttgtgtgtgtgtgtgtgtgtgtgtgtgtgatgctaaGAACAAAGGAAGAGAGATCCGTACTTCACTTAGATTCATTGCGCCTTCCTTTGCATCACGACCCTGTTCGAAGTATGAACATGTTTCCAATAGAGAGATAGGAGTTAGAGATAAAATATGTTTAAATCATGTATGATTTGTGCTCTACTTCAAGTCTCTCTCTCACATGTATTCCTATATATACCTCATAACTAGGTCACATCAACACAGTAAACACATGAGCTACTCCAAGTATGTAAGACTCTTACTTCTTCAATGGCTAAATATTTCTGGAGTAGCTCTCTTGACAAGAATGGAATGCATAGGGTGTCGTGGAAGAGTCTAGCGACACCGAAATACAAGGGAGGCATGGGTTTTCGAGAACATCACCACTTTAACCTTGCGCTACTTGGCAAACACGGATGGAGGTTTTTAACCAATCCAAATTCGCTCTGTGCAAGGGTGTTGAAGGGCCGCTACTTCCCTGACACGGATTTTATGCATGCAACAGTTCCTAAGTCTGCTTCTGCAACTTGGAGGGCGATCATAGCTGGCAGAGAAGCTCTGAAGGCAGGCTTGATTAAAAGAGTGGGAAATGGGACTTCCATTGGTGCTTGGACAGATAAATGGATTCCGGGAACAATCTCTATGTCCCCTTTGATGAAACCTGCAAATATCACTGTCCAATTGGTGTCGGATCTCATTGATCCGGAGAACTGGTCGTGGCGACAGGAGCTAGTTCGATCTACTTTCATTGCCCAGACGCGGATGCGGTCCTTAACATACCAATCAGGCGTGGGGGTGGTGATGATGTTTTTCCTTGGGCCTTTGAGACTTCAGGTAACTATACTGTTAAATCGGCGTACCGTGCTCTAATGACTCAGAACGAGCGTGTTGCTCTAGGAGAAGGGGCGGATACCGGTGCTTCAAGAGATGAAAAACAGTTGTGGAGTTCTCTGTGGAAACTCAAAGTTATCCCAAAGGTTTGTGT from Triticum aestivum cultivar Chinese Spring chromosome 3B, IWGSC CS RefSeq v2.1, whole genome shotgun sequence includes these protein-coding regions:
- the LOC123072732 gene encoding uncharacterized protein gives rise to the protein MISYMIQAVVEMILCRAATGVLGAMIYVSICMFMEYMLFKNARDNIMFLEAELEAMQAFVLKMSKVEELHERDKYWMKKMQKLSHDIDYSISVFMLLGFRYDKNVKPKGFESLIIGTGNLLIFIRLRSMILREVNNLVDRVIELGQRHGRYKVDYNISKATIRYLQSSFTERAGRLLVKLLTLLLEEYKLFKSACDKIVFLKPEVETMNAFLLKMSQVQEPDEQDKYWMKEMQKLSHDIQDSVNDFMLCVYDNPTKPKGFKGFIIRATNLLKYIKTRRGILKKVNNLQALVIKVWQRHARYKVDYKIAKASNSRLMEHDVLEHILDGTKEPTNLPFELLKSITRNFSENREIGRGGFGIVYKGVLPNEIVAVKRIFSHHTIDEKIFYREVNSLLNVNHENVVRFLGYCASTEHSAMKIEGSREYIYAEIRERLLCFEHIGNGSLHEYITDELRGLDWNRRYQIIKQICDGLLYLHKEKHIFHMDLKPDNILLDNHMVAKIADFGLSRLDEKSQTMDANRCVTLGYCCPEYLLGGKMSVRSDIYSLGVIIIELVTGCKDIPENSNVLRRWRHRWNKSLKETPWAYQQLQITKCIGIGLHCQESDPYKRPFIWDVIHDINETEDTLGQTSNADESDADQIRPHWDDDMLGIEPLKLHFHFEPNKQISCLLQLANDTTTSIAFSIQSVSPMPYCIQPNKGIVPPLSSCAVDITLQSQSKPLKDMQHLGEFVVRSTKVADGVTTEEITSDMFSKVSGEVVDEVNVDVVFDMPLLLEEA